A genome region from Bradyrhizobium sp. WSM1417 includes the following:
- the sppA gene encoding signal peptide peptidase SppA, producing the protein MSLDSDIIVDRRRIRRKLTFWRVLAALIAIAAIAGFALVATPGARGTFASAGSIARVQIDGLIRSDSDRTQALERLENSQAAAVIVHVNSPGGTTAGSEQLYDSLVRLKAKKPLVVVVEGLAASGGYITAIASDHIIAQQSSLVGSIGVLFQFPNVSELLKTVGVKVEEVKSTPLKAAPNGFEPTSPEARAALDALVKDSYAWFKGLVKERRGMDDTQLEKVVDGRVFTGRQAIDLKLIDQIGDEKTAVTWLVEQKGVKKGLSVRDYKLQPRFSDLPFLKTAAAVTLEALGLGSIAHQIGQTGVAQAVDRLGMDGMLALWQPAASN; encoded by the coding sequence ATGTCGCTCGATTCGGACATCATCGTCGATCGCCGCAGGATCCGCCGCAAGCTGACGTTCTGGCGCGTATTGGCCGCGCTGATCGCGATCGCCGCGATCGCAGGCTTCGCGCTGGTCGCGACGCCGGGTGCGCGCGGCACGTTCGCGTCCGCCGGCTCGATCGCGCGGGTCCAGATCGACGGCCTGATCCGCAGCGATTCCGATCGCACGCAGGCGCTCGAGCGGCTGGAGAATTCGCAGGCTGCCGCCGTCATCGTTCACGTCAATTCGCCGGGCGGCACCACCGCCGGCTCCGAGCAGCTCTATGATTCGCTTGTACGGCTGAAGGCAAAGAAGCCGCTCGTCGTGGTCGTCGAAGGCCTCGCCGCCTCCGGCGGCTATATCACCGCGATCGCCAGCGATCACATCATCGCCCAGCAGAGCTCGCTGGTCGGCTCGATCGGCGTGCTGTTCCAATTCCCGAACGTCTCGGAGCTGTTGAAGACCGTCGGCGTCAAGGTCGAGGAGGTAAAATCCACGCCGCTGAAGGCCGCGCCCAACGGTTTCGAGCCGACCAGCCCCGAGGCACGGGCGGCGCTCGATGCGCTGGTGAAGGATTCCTATGCCTGGTTCAAGGGATTGGTGAAGGAACGGCGTGGCATGGATGACACGCAGCTCGAGAAAGTGGTTGATGGCCGTGTCTTCACCGGACGCCAGGCCATCGATCTCAAGCTGATCGATCAGATCGGCGACGAGAAGACCGCGGTGACCTGGCTGGTCGAGCAGAAGGGCGTCAAGAAGGGGCTCTCCGTGCGCGATTACAAGCTGCAGCCGCGCTTCAGCGATCTGCCGTTCCTCAAGACGGCGGCCGCAGTGACGCTGGAAGCACTGGGTTTAGGCTCGATTGCGCATCAAATCGGACAAACCGGCGTCGCACAGGCGGTCGATCGGCTCGGAATGGATGGAATGCTCGCCTTGTGGCAGCCGGCGGCGTCGAACTGA
- the cmk gene encoding (d)CMP kinase has product MIIAIDGPAASGKGTLGKRLAHHYGYRHLDTGVIYRAVAYSLMQSGHDLRDEAAAVAAALELDPEKFGNPALKTQKAGEGASIVSAIPRVREALVSFQRQFAADPPGAVLDGRDIGTVICPHADVKIFVVADPKVRARRRTMEAKARGEEADEAAVLADIIQRDERDKNRAIAPLKPAADAYLLDNSQLDIEGGVRAAIDIIEAVRAGRSRG; this is encoded by the coding sequence ATGATCATCGCCATCGACGGGCCCGCGGCGTCGGGCAAAGGCACGCTCGGCAAGCGTCTTGCCCACCATTACGGCTACCGTCATCTCGATACCGGCGTGATCTATCGCGCGGTGGCCTATTCCCTGATGCAGTCCGGTCATGATCTCCGGGACGAGGCGGCGGCGGTCGCTGCGGCGCTGGAACTCGATCCTGAAAAGTTCGGCAATCCCGCCCTGAAGACCCAGAAGGCCGGCGAGGGCGCCTCCATCGTCTCGGCGATCCCAAGGGTGCGCGAGGCCCTGGTCAGCTTTCAGCGGCAATTCGCCGCCGATCCGCCCGGCGCCGTGCTCGACGGTCGGGATATTGGAACCGTGATCTGCCCCCATGCCGACGTGAAGATCTTCGTCGTGGCCGACCCCAAGGTCCGCGCCCGCCGCCGGACCATGGAGGCCAAGGCGCGGGGCGAGGAGGCCGACGAGGCGGCCGTGCTCGCCGACATCATCCAGCGCGACGAACGCGACAAGAACCGGGCGATCGCGCCCTTGAAGCCGGCCGCGGATGCTTACTTGCTAGATAACTCCCAACTGGATATAGAAGGCGGCGTCCGGGCCGCCATCGACATTATCGAGGCCGTCCGAGCGGGCCGGTCGCGGGGTTAA
- the rpsA gene encoding 30S ribosomal protein S1 — MASTSADTYSPSRDDFAAMLDESFAGGNLQESSVIKGKVVAIEKDMAVIDVGLKTEGRVALREFSGPGRDSELKVGDEVEVFLDRIENALGEAVLSRDKARREESWGKLEKAFQNNEKVNGVIFNQVKGGFTVDLDGAVAFLPRSQVDIRPIRDVAPLMNNSQPFQILKMDRRRGNIVVSRRTVLEETRAEQRQELVQNLEEGQVIDGVVKNITDYGAFVDLGGIDGLLHVTDIAWRRVNHPTEVLSIGQTVKVKIIKINHETHRISLGMKQLLDDPWQGIEAKYPLGARFTGRVTNITDYGAFVELEPGIEGLIHVSEMSWTKKNMHPGKIVSTSQEVEVQVLEVDSVKRRISLGLKQTMRNPWEVFVEGHPTGSTVEGEVKNKTEFGLFLGLEGDVDGMVHLSDLDWKQPGEQVIDNYKKGDMVKAVVLDVDVEKERISLGIKQLEGDPFAEPGDVKKGAVVTCEVIDVKESGIEVKITGTDFTTFVKRSELARDRNDQRAERFAVGEKVDARVIQFDKKARKVQVSIKALEVAEEKEAIAQYGSSDSGATLGDILGTALKNRDTK, encoded by the coding sequence ATGGCTTCGACTTCTGCTGATACCTATAGCCCGTCGCGCGACGATTTCGCCGCGATGCTCGACGAGTCCTTCGCAGGCGGCAACCTGCAGGAAAGCTCAGTCATCAAGGGCAAGGTTGTTGCAATCGAAAAGGACATGGCCGTCATCGACGTCGGCCTGAAGACCGAGGGCCGCGTTGCCCTGCGCGAATTTTCCGGCCCCGGCCGTGACAGCGAGCTCAAGGTCGGCGACGAGGTGGAAGTGTTCCTCGATCGGATCGAGAACGCCCTCGGCGAAGCCGTGCTGTCGCGCGACAAGGCGCGCCGCGAAGAGAGCTGGGGCAAGCTCGAGAAGGCCTTCCAGAACAACGAGAAGGTCAACGGCGTCATCTTCAACCAGGTCAAGGGCGGCTTCACCGTCGACCTCGACGGTGCCGTGGCCTTCCTGCCGCGTTCGCAGGTCGACATCCGTCCGATCCGCGACGTTGCGCCGCTGATGAACAACTCGCAGCCGTTCCAGATCCTCAAGATGGACCGTCGCCGCGGCAACATCGTCGTGTCGCGCCGCACGGTTCTCGAAGAGACTCGCGCCGAGCAGCGTCAGGAGCTGGTGCAGAATCTCGAAGAGGGTCAGGTCATCGACGGCGTGGTCAAGAACATCACCGATTACGGTGCGTTCGTTGATCTCGGCGGCATCGACGGTCTGCTGCACGTCACCGATATCGCGTGGCGCCGCGTCAACCATCCGACCGAGGTGCTCTCGATCGGCCAGACCGTGAAGGTCAAGATCATCAAGATCAACCACGAGACGCACCGCATCTCGCTGGGCATGAAGCAGCTGTTGGACGATCCGTGGCAGGGCATCGAAGCCAAGTACCCGCTGGGTGCCCGCTTCACCGGTCGCGTCACCAACATCACCGACTACGGCGCGTTCGTCGAGCTCGAGCCGGGCATCGAAGGCCTGATCCACGTCTCCGAGATGTCGTGGACCAAGAAGAACATGCACCCCGGCAAGATCGTTTCGACCTCGCAGGAAGTCGAAGTGCAGGTGCTGGAAGTCGATTCCGTCAAGCGCCGCATCTCGCTCGGCCTCAAGCAGACCATGCGCAACCCGTGGGAGGTCTTCGTCGAAGGTCACCCGACCGGTTCGACGGTCGAGGGCGAAGTCAAGAACAAGACCGAGTTCGGTCTGTTCCTGGGCCTCGAGGGCGACGTCGACGGCATGGTCCATCTCTCCGACCTCGACTGGAAGCAGCCGGGCGAGCAGGTGATCGACAACTACAAGAAGGGCGACATGGTGAAGGCCGTGGTGCTCGATGTGGACGTCGAGAAGGAGCGCATCTCGCTTGGCATCAAGCAGCTCGAAGGCGACCCCTTCGCCGAGCCGGGCGATGTCAAGAAGGGCGCGGTCGTGACCTGCGAAGTGATCGACGTGAAGGAGAGCGGCATCGAGGTGAAGATCACCGGGACTGACTTCACCACGTTCGTGAAGCGCTCGGAGCTCGCCCGTGACCGCAACGATCAGCGTGCCGAACGCTTCGCCGTCGGCGAGAAGGTCGATGCCCGCGTGATCCAGTTCGACAAGAAGGCCCGCAAGGTCCAGGTGTCGATCAAGGCGCTCGAAGTCGCCGAAGAGAAGGAAGCCATCGCGCAGTACGGCTCCTCCGATTCGGGAGCAACGCTCGGCGACATTCTCGGCACCGCGCTCAAGAACCGCGACACCAAGTAA